Proteins from one Escherichia coli genomic window:
- the ygcP gene encoding glycerol-3-phosphate responsive antiterminator, producing the protein MPLLHLLRQNPVIAAVKDNASLQLAIDSECRFISVLYGNICTISHIVKKIKSAGKYAFIHVDLLEGASNKEVVIQFLKLVTEADGIISTKASMLKAARAEGFFCIHRLFIVDSISFHNIDKQVAQSNPDCIEILPGCMPKVLGWVTEKIHQPLIAGGLVCDEEDARNAINAGVVALSTTNTGVWTLAKKLL; encoded by the coding sequence ATGCCCCTCTTACACCTGCTCCGCCAGAATCCGGTGATTGCTGCCGTTAAAGACAATGCCAGCCTGCAACTGGCAATCGACTCTGAATGCCGGTTTATTTCCGTGTTGTACGGCAATATCTGCACCATCAGTCATATCGTCAAAAAGATTAAAAGTGCCGGGAAATATGCCTTTATTCATGTCGATTTGCTGGAAGGCGCATCAAATAAAGAAGTAGTAATTCAGTTTCTGAAACTGGTGACCGAGGCGGACGGCATTATCAGTACCAAAGCGTCAATGCTAAAAGCGGCGAGAGCGGAAGGCTTTTTCTGTATTCATCGCTTGTTTATTGTCGACTCGATTTCTTTTCACAACATTGATAAGCAGGTTGCGCAATCGAATCCTGATTGTATTGAAATTCTGCCAGGCTGTATGCCTAAAGTGCTGGGCTGGGTAACGGAGAAAATCCACCAGCCGCTGATTGCTGGCGGGCTGGTGTGCGATGAAGAAGATGCGCGTAATGCGATTAACGCCGGTGTAGTGGCGCTTTCTACCACGAATACCGGGGTCTGGACGTTAGCGAAAAAATTGCTTTGA
- the ygcO gene encoding ferredoxin family protein, with protein sequence MSVARNLWRAADAPHIVPADSVERQTAERLINACPAGLFSLTPEGDLHVDYRNCLECGTCRLLCDEKTLQQWRYPPSGFGITYRFG encoded by the coding sequence ATGTCTGTAGCCCGTAATCTCTGGCGCGCTGCTGATGCGCCACATATTGTTCCGGCTGACTCCGTTGAGCGCCAGACGGCAGAACGGTTGATTAACGCTTGTCCGGCTGGTCTTTTTTCGCTCACACCGGAAGGTGATTTGCACGTTGATTATCGTAATTGTCTGGAGTGCGGCACCTGCCGTTTGCTGTGCGATGAAAAAACGCTACAACAGTGGCGCTATCCGCCTTCCGGATTCGGCATCACCTACCGCTTTGGATAA
- the ygcN gene encoding FAD-dependent oxidoreductase: protein MEDDYDIIIIGAGIAGTACALRCARAGLSVLLLERAEIPGSKNLSGGRLYTHALAELLPQFHLTAPLERRITHESLSLLTPDGATTFSSLQPGGESWSVLRARFDPWLVAEAEKEGVECIPGTTVDALYEEKGRVCGVICGDDILRARYVVLAEGANSVLSERHGLVTRPAGEVMALGIKEVLSLETSAIEERFHLENNEGAALLFSGGICDDLPGGAFLYTNQQTLSLGIVCPLSSLTQSRVPASELLARFKTHPAVRPLIKNTESLEYGAHLVPEGGLHSMPVQYAGNGWLLVGDTLRSCVNTGISVRGMDMALAGAQAAAQTLITACQHREPQNLFPLYHHNVERSLLWDVLQRYQHVPALLQRPGWYRAWPALMQDISRDLWDQGDKPVPPLRQLLWRHLRRHGLWHLAGDVVRSIRCL, encoded by the coding sequence ATGGAAGACGACTACGACATTATTATTATTGGTGCGGGTATAGCAGGCACCGCTTGCGCTTTACGCTGCGCGCGGGCAGGTTTATCCGTTCTGTTACTGGAACGCGCTGAAATTCCCGGCAGTAAAAACCTTTCCGGCGGGCGTTTATACACCCATGCGCTCGCGGAACTCCTCCCTCAGTTTCACCTGACCGCGCCTCTTGAACGACGCATCACTCACGAAAGTCTTTCTCTGCTAACGCCGGATGGCGCAACGACGTTTTCCAGCTTACAGCCCGGCGGTGAATCCTGGAGTGTATTACGTGCGCGATTCGATCCGTGGCTGGTTGCCGAAGCCGAAAAAGAAGGTGTCGAATGCATCCCCGGTACGACGGTGGATGCACTGTATGAAGAAAAAGGCAGAGTTTGCGGCGTTATTTGTGGTGACGATATTCTCCGCGCCCGTTATGTGGTGCTGGCAGAAGGTGCCAACAGCGTCCTGTCTGAGCGTCACGGGTTAGTGACTCGTCCTGCTGGCGAAGTGATGGCGTTGGGGATTAAAGAAGTTCTGTCACTGGAAACATCCGCTATTGAAGAACGTTTTCATCTGGAGAATAACGAAGGCGCAGCGTTGTTATTCAGCGGCGGAATCTGTGATGACTTACCCGGCGGCGCATTTCTTTATACTAATCAACAAACGCTCTCGTTAGGGATTGTTTGCCCGCTCTCTTCACTTACGCAAAGTCGTGTTCCGGCAAGCGAGCTGCTGGCTCGCTTTAAAACGCATCCGGCAGTGCGCCCGCTTATCAAAAACACGGAATCACTGGAGTATGGTGCGCATCTGGTGCCAGAAGGTGGCTTGCACAGTATGCCGGTGCAATACGCCGGTAACGGCTGGCTGCTGGTGGGCGATACGTTGCGCAGTTGCGTCAATACCGGAATTTCCGTGCGCGGCATGGATATGGCGCTGGCTGGCGCACAGGCGGCGGCACAAACGCTGATAACCGCCTGCCAGCACCGCGAGCCGCAAAATCTGTTTCCGCTTTATCATCACAATGTAGAGCGCAGCCTGTTGTGGGATGTTCTACAGCGTTATCAGCATGTTCCGGCGCTTTTGCAACGCCCTGGCTGGTATCGGGCGTGGCCTGCGTTAATGCAGGATATTTCCCGTGATTTATGGGATCAAGGTGATAAACCTGTTCCGCCGCTGCGCCAGTTGCTCTGGCGTCATTTACGTCGTCATGGCCTGTGGCATCTGGCGGGCGATGTTGTCAGGAGTATTCGATGTCTGTAG
- the queD gene encoding 6-carboxytetrahydropterin synthase QueD, with product MMSTTLFKDFTFEAAHRLPHVPEGHKCGRLHGHSFMVRLEITGEVDPHTGWIIDFAELKAAFKPTYDRLDHYYLNDIPGLENPTSEVLAKWIWDQVKPVVPLLSAVMVKETCTAGCIYRGE from the coding sequence ATGATGTCCACCACGTTATTTAAAGATTTCACCTTCGAAGCCGCTCACCGCTTACCACACGTCCCGGAAGGACATAAATGTGGTCGCCTGCACGGGCATTCCTTTATGGTGCGACTGGAAATTACCGGGGAAGTCGATCCGCATACGGGCTGGATTATCGATTTCGCTGAACTGAAAGCGGCATTTAAACCAACCTATGATCGCCTCGATCACTATTATCTCAATGATATTCCTGGCCTGGAAAACCCGACCAGCGAGGTTTTAGCAAAATGGATTTGGGATCAGGTTAAACCGGTTGTTCCGCTGTTAAGTGCGGTTATGGTGAAAGAAACCTGCACCGCAGGTTGTATCTATCGCGGCGAATGA
- the cysJ gene encoding NADPH-dependent assimilatory sulfite reductase flavoprotein subunit, translating into MTTQVPPSALLPLNPEQLARLQAATTDLTPTQLAWVSGYFWGVLNQQPAALTATPAPAAEMPGITIISASQTGNARRVAEALRDDLLAAKLNVKLVNAGDYKFKQIASEKLLIVVTSTQGEGEPPEEAVALHKFLFSKKAPKLENTAFAVFSLGDSSYEFFCQSGKDFDSKLAELGGERLLDRVDADVEYQAAASEWRARVVDALKSRSPVAAPSQSVATGAVNEIHTSPYSKDAPLVASLSVNQKITGRNSEKDVRHIEIDLGDSGLRYQPGDALGVWYQNDPALVKELVELLWLKGDEPVTVEGKTLPLNEALQWHFELTVNTANIVENYATLTRSETLLPLVGDKAKLQHYAATTPIVDMVRFSPAQLDAEALINLLRPLTPRLYSIASSQAEVENEVHVTVGVVRYDVEGRARAGGASSFLADRVEEEGEVRVFIEHNDNFRLPANPETPVIMIGPGTGIAPFRAFMQQRAADEAPGKNWLFFGNPHFTEDFLYQVEWQRYVKEGVLTRIDLAWSRDQKEKIYVQDKLREQGAELWRWINDGAHIYVCGDANRMAKDVEQALLEVIAEFGGMDTEAADEFLSELRVERRYQRDVY; encoded by the coding sequence ATGACGACACAGGTCCCACCTTCCGCGTTGCTTCCGTTGAACCCGGAGCAACTGGCACGCCTTCAGGCGGCCACGACCGATTTAACTCCCACCCAGCTTGCCTGGGTTTCTGGCTATTTCTGGGGCGTGCTCAACCAGCAGCCTGCTGCGCTTACAGCGACGCCAGCGCCCGCCGCAGAAATGCCGGGTATAACTATTATCTCCGCTTCGCAAACCGGCAATGCGCGCCGGGTTGCTGAAGCATTACGCGATGATTTATTAGCGGCAAAACTGAACGTTAAGCTGGTGAACGCGGGCGACTATAAATTCAAACAAATCGCCAGCGAAAAACTGCTCATCGTGGTGACGTCAACGCAAGGTGAAGGGGAACCGCCGGAGGAGGCCGTCGCGCTGCATAAGTTCCTGTTCTCCAAAAAAGCGCCGAAGCTGGAAAACACCGCGTTTGCCGTGTTTAGTCTCGGCGATAGCTCTTATGAATTTTTCTGCCAGTCCGGGAAAGATTTCGATAGCAAGCTGGCGGAACTGGGCGGTGAACGCCTGCTCGACCGTGTCGATGCCGACGTTGAATACCAGGCCGCTGCCAGCGAGTGGCGCGCCCGCGTAGTAGATGCTCTTAAATCGCGTTCGCCTGTCGCGGCACCTTCGCAATCCGTCGCTACTGGCGCGGTAAATGAAATCCACACCAGCCCGTACAGCAAAGACGCGCCGCTGGTGGCGAGCCTTTCGGTTAACCAGAAAATTACTGGGCGTAACTCTGAAAAAGACGTTCGCCATATCGAAATTGACTTAGGTGACTCTGGCCTGCGTTATCAGCCGGGTGACGCGCTGGGCGTTTGGTATCAGAATGATCCGGCACTGGTGAAAGAACTTGTCGAACTGCTGTGGCTGAAAGGTGATGAACCTGTCACCGTCGAGGGCAAAACGTTGCCTCTGAACGAGGCCCTACAGTGGCACTTCGAACTGACCGTCAACACTGCCAACATCGTTGAGAACTACGCCACCTTAACGCGTAGTGAAACGCTGCTGCCGCTGGTGGGCGATAAAGCGAAGTTGCAGCATTACGCCGCGACGACGCCGATTGTCGACATGGTGCGTTTCTCTCCTGCGCAGCTTGACGCTGAAGCCCTGATTAACTTGCTGCGCCCGCTGACCCCACGCCTGTACTCCATCGCCTCCTCGCAGGCGGAAGTCGAGAACGAAGTACACGTCACCGTTGGTGTGGTGCGTTATGACGTGGAAGGCCGCGCCCGTGCTGGCGGTGCCTCCAGCTTTCTTGCGGACCGTGTGGAAGAAGAGGGCGAAGTCCGCGTCTTTATCGAACATAACGACAACTTCCGTCTGCCAGCCAACCCGGAAACGCCGGTGATTATGATTGGTCCAGGCACCGGCATCGCGCCGTTCCGCGCCTTTATGCAGCAACGTGCTGCTGACGAAGCGCCGGGTAAAAACTGGCTGTTCTTTGGCAACCCACACTTTACTGAAGATTTCCTCTATCAGGTGGAGTGGCAGCGCTACGTCAAAGAGGGCGTGCTGACACGTATTGATCTTGCCTGGTCGCGCGATCAAAAAGAAAAAATTTACGTACAAGACAAACTGCGCGAACAGGGCGCAGAGCTGTGGCGCTGGATCAATGACGGTGCCCACATTTATGTCTGCGGCGACGCTAATCGCATGGCGAAAGACGTTGAACAGGCACTTCTGGAAGTGATTGCCGAATTTGGTGGCATGGACACCGAAGCGGCGGATGAATTTTTAAGTGAGCTGCGCGTAGAGCGCCGTTATCAGCGAGATGTCTACTAA
- the cysI gene encoding assimilatory sulfite reductase (NADPH) hemoprotein subunit, with protein MNEKNPGPLVVEGKLTDAERMKLESNYLRGTIAEDLNDGLTGGFKGDNFLLIRFHGMYQQDDRDIRAERAEQKLEPRHAMLLRCRLPGGVITTKQWQAIDKFAGENTIYGSIRLTNRQTFQFHGILKKNVKPVHQMLHSVGLDALATANDMNRNVLCTSNPYESQLHAEAYEWAKKISEHLLPRTRAYAEIWLDQEKVATTDEEPILGQTYLPRKFKTTVVIPPQNDIDLHANDMNFVAIAENGKLVGFNLLVGGGLSIEHGNKKTYARTASEFGYLPLEHTLAVAEAVVTTQRDWGNRTDRKNAKTKYTLERVGVETFKAEVERRAGIKFEPIRPYEFTGRGDRIGWVKGIDDKWHLTLFIENGRILDYPGRPLKTGLLEIAKIHKGDFRITANQNLIIAGVPESEKAKIEKIAKESGLMNAVTPQRENSMACVSFPTCPLAMAEAERFLPSFIDNIDNLMAKHGVSDEHIVMRVTGCPNGCGRAMLAEVGLVGKAPGRYNLHLGGNRIGTRIPRMHKENITEPEILATLDELIGRWAKEREAGEGFGDFTVRAGIIRPVLDPARDLWD; from the coding sequence ATGAACGAAAAAAATCCAGGGCCTTTAGTGGTCGAAGGAAAACTGACAGACGCGGAGCGCATGAAGCTTGAGAGCAACTACCTGCGCGGGACCATTGCGGAAGATTTAAACGATGGCCTGACCGGCGGCTTTAAGGGCGACAACTTCCTGCTGATCCGTTTCCACGGTATGTATCAGCAGGATGACCGCGATATCCGCGCCGAACGTGCTGAACAGAAGCTGGAACCGCGTCATGCGATGCTGCTGCGCTGCCGTCTGCCGGGTGGGGTGATCACCACTAAACAGTGGCAGGCAATTGATAAATTCGCCGGTGAAAACACTATTTATGGCAGCATTCGCCTGACCAACCGCCAGACGTTCCAGTTCCACGGCATTCTGAAAAAGAACGTCAAACCGGTGCACCAGATGCTGCATTCGGTCGGTCTTGATGCGCTGGCGACCGCCAACGACATGAACCGTAACGTACTCTGCACCTCGAACCCTTACGAGTCGCAGCTGCACGCGGAAGCCTATGAATGGGCGAAGAAAATCTCTGAACATCTGCTGCCGCGAACCCGGGCCTATGCGGAGATCTGGCTCGACCAGGAAAAAGTCGCCACCACTGACGAAGAACCGATCCTCGGTCAGACCTATCTGCCGCGTAAATTCAAAACCACGGTAGTGATCCCGCCACAGAACGATATCGATCTGCACGCCAACGACATGAACTTTGTGGCGATCGCGGAAAACGGCAAACTGGTGGGCTTCAACCTGCTGGTGGGCGGTGGGCTTTCTATCGAACACGGCAACAAGAAAACCTACGCCCGTACCGCGAGCGAGTTTGGCTATCTGCCGCTGGAGCATACGCTGGCGGTGGCGGAAGCGGTCGTTACCACTCAGCGTGACTGGGGTAATCGTACTGACCGTAAAAACGCCAAAACCAAATACACGCTGGAGCGCGTGGGGGTTGAGACGTTTAAAGCAGAAGTGGAACGTCGCGCGGGGATCAAATTTGAGCCGATCCGTCCATATGAATTTACCGGGCGCGGCGATCGTATCGGCTGGGTAAAAGGAATCGACGACAAATGGCACCTGACGCTGTTTATCGAAAATGGCCGAATTCTTGATTATCCGGGGCGTCCGCTGAAAACCGGCCTGCTGGAGATCGCAAAGATCCACAAAGGTGATTTCCGCATTACGGCGAACCAGAATCTGATCATCGCTGGTGTACCGGAAAGCGAGAAAGCGAAGATTGAGAAGATCGCCAAAGAGAGCGGATTGATGAATGCTGTCACGCCGCAGCGCGAAAACTCAATGGCCTGCGTGTCATTCCCGACTTGCCCGTTGGCGATGGCGGAAGCGGAGCGTTTCCTGCCGTCGTTTATCGATAACATCGATAATTTAATGGCGAAGCATGGTGTCAGCGATGAGCACATCGTGATGCGTGTAACAGGCTGCCCGAACGGTTGTGGTCGCGCGATGCTGGCGGAAGTTGGCCTGGTGGGTAAAGCGCCGGGTCGCTACAACCTGCATCTTGGTGGCAACCGCATTGGGACACGTATCCCACGGATGCATAAAGAAAACATCACCGAGCCGGAAATCCTGGCGACGCTTGATGAACTGATAGGGCGCTGGGCGAAAGAACGTGAAGCGGGTGAAGGCTTCGGCGACTTTACGGTGCGTGCGGGCATCATTCGCCCGGTGCTCGATCCGGCGCGTGATTTGTGGGATTAA
- the cysH gene encoding phosphoadenosine phosphosulfate reductase codes for MSKLDLNALNELPKVDRILALAETNAELEKLDAEGRVAWALDNLPGEYVLSSSFGIQAAVSLHLVNQIRPDIPVILTDTGYLFPETYRFIDELTDKLKLNLKVYRATESAAWQEARYGKLWEQGVEGIEKYNDINKVEPMNRALKELNAQTWFAGLRREQSGSRANLPVLAIQRGVFKVLPIIDWDNRTIYQYLQKHGLKYHPLWDEGYLSVGDTHTTRKWEPGMAEEETRFFGLKRECGLHEG; via the coding sequence ATGTCCAAACTCGATCTAAATGCCCTGAACGAACTGCCGAAGGTAGATCGCATTCTGGCGCTGGCGGAAACTAACGCCGAGCTTGAAAAACTGGATGCTGAAGGCCGCGTTGCCTGGGCGCTGGATAATCTGCCCGGTGAATATGTGCTTTCTTCCAGCTTCGGTATCCAGGCGGCGGTTAGCCTGCATCTGGTGAATCAGATTCGCCCGGATATTCCGGTGATCCTCACCGATACCGGTTATCTGTTTCCGGAAACCTACCGCTTTATTGACGAGTTAACGGACAAACTCAAGCTCAACCTGAAAGTGTACCGCGCTACCGAAAGCGCCGCCTGGCAGGAAGCACGCTACGGCAAACTGTGGGAACAGGGCGTTGAAGGCATTGAAAAGTACAACGATATCAACAAAGTCGAACCGATGAACCGGGCGCTGAAAGAACTGAACGCACAAACCTGGTTTGCTGGCCTGCGCCGTGAACAATCCGGCAGCCGCGCTAATTTACCGGTGTTGGCAATTCAGCGTGGCGTATTTAAAGTGCTGCCGATTATCGACTGGGATAACCGAACTATTTATCAGTACCTGCAAAAACATGGCCTGAAATATCACCCATTATGGGACGAAGGATATTTATCGGTTGGTGATACCCATACAACTCGAAAATGGGAACCCGGTATGGCGGAAGAAGAAACGCGTTTCTTTGGCTTAAAAAGGGAATGTGGGCTGCACGAAGGGTAA
- a CDS encoding Hok/Gef family protein has protein sequence MLTKYALVAIIVLCCTVLGFTLMVGDSLCELSIRERGMEFKAVLAYESKK, from the coding sequence ATGCTGACAAAATATGCCCTTGTGGCAATCATCGTACTGTGTTGTACAGTACTGGGATTCACGCTGATGGTAGGCGACTCGTTGTGTGAGTTGAGTATCAGAGAACGTGGTATGGAGTTTAAGGCAGTTCTCGCTTACGAATCGAAGAAGTAG
- a CDS encoding IS4-like element IS421 family transposase, with protein sequence MNYSHDNWSAILAHIGKPEELDTSARNAGALTRRREIRDAATLLRLGLAYGPGGMSLREVTAWAQLHDVATLSDVALLKRLRNAADWFGILAAQTLAVRAAVTGCTSGKRLRLVDGTAISAPGGGSAEWRLHMGYDPHTCQFTDFELTDSRDAERLDRFAQTADEIRIADRGFGSRPECIRSLAFGEADYIVRVHWRGLRWLTAEGMRFDMMGFLRGLDCGKNGETTVMIGNSGNKKAGAPFPARLIAVSLPPEKALISKTRLLSENRRKGRVVQAETLEAAGHVLLLTSLPEDEYSAEQVADCYRLRWQIELAFKRLKSLLHLDALRAKEPELAKAWIFANLLAAFLIDDIIQPSLDFPPRSAGSEKKN encoded by the coding sequence ATGAATTACTCTCACGATAACTGGTCAGCAATTCTGGCCCATATTGGTAAGCCCGAAGAACTGGATACTTCGGCACGTAATGCCGGGGCTCTAACCCGCCGCCGCGAAATTCGTGATGCTGCAACTCTGCTACGTCTGGGGCTGGCTTACGGCCCCGGGGGGATGTCATTACGTGAAGTCACTGCATGGGCTCAGCTCCATGACGTTGCAACATTATCTGACGTGGCTCTCCTGAAGCGGCTGCGGAATGCCGCCGACTGGTTTGGCATACTTGCCGCACAAACACTTGCTGTACGCGCCGCAGTTACGGGTTGTACAAGCGGAAAGAGATTGCGTCTTGTCGATGGAACAGCAATCAGTGCGCCCGGGGGCGGCAGCGCTGAATGGCGACTACATATGGGATATGATCCTCATACCTGTCAGTTCACTGATTTTGAGCTAACCGACAGCAGAGACGCTGAACGGCTGGACCGATTTGCGCAAACGGCAGACGAGATACGCATTGCTGACCGGGGATTCGGTTCGCGTCCCGAATGTATCCGCTCACTTGCTTTTGGAGAAGCTGATTATATCGTCCGGGTTCACTGGCGAGGATTGCGCTGGTTAACTGCAGAAGGAATGCGCTTTGACATGATGGGTTTTCTGCGCGGGCTGGATTGCGGTAAGAACGGTGAAACCACTGTAATGATAGGCAATTCAGGTAATAAAAAAGCCGGAGCTCCCTTTCCGGCACGTCTCATTGCCGTATCACTTCCTCCCGAAAAAGCATTAATCAGTAAAACCCGACTGCTCAGCGAGAATCGTCGAAAAGGACGAGTAGTTCAGGCGGAAACGCTGGAAGCAGCGGGCCATGTGCTATTGCTAACATCATTACCGGAAGATGAATATTCAGCAGAGCAAGTGGCTGATTGTTACCGTCTGCGATGGCAAATTGAACTGGCTTTTAAGCGGCTCAAAAGTTTGCTGCACCTGGATGCTTTGCGTGCAAAGGAACCTGAACTCGCGAAAGCGTGGATATTTGCTAATCTACTCGCCGCATTTTTAATTGACGACATAATCCAGCCATCGCTGGATTTCCCCCCCAGAAGTGCCGGATCCGAAAAGAAGAACTAA
- the casB gene encoding type I-E CRISPR-associated protein Cse2/CasB: MSIVKEEHKATLRKWHEELQEKRGNRASLRRSTTVNDVCLSEGFRSLLMQTHTLWKVEAQEWRFTALALVAAVSANVKAIDERQPFAAQLAAVMSEGRFSRLSAVKTPDDLLRQLRRAVKLLNGSVNLISLADDIFRWCQESDDLLNHHRRQQRPTEFIRIRWALEYYQAGDADNEQN, from the coding sequence ATGAGTATTGTAAAAGAGGAGCACAAAGCCACGCTGCGCAAATGGCACGAGGAATTGCAGGAAAAACGCGGCAATCGTGCCAGTCTGCGGCGTAGTACGACGGTTAATGATGTTTGTTTGTCAGAAGGGTTTCGTTCTCTGCTAATGCAGACCCACACGTTGTGGAAAGTTGAAGCGCAAGAGTGGCGTTTTACCGCACTGGCACTGGTCGCTGCAGTTAGCGCCAATGTAAAAGCCATTGATGAACGGCAGCCTTTTGCCGCGCAGCTGGCGGCAGTAATGTCAGAAGGGCGGTTTTCGCGCCTGTCGGCAGTAAAAACGCCGGATGATTTACTGCGCCAGTTACGTCGCGCGGTCAAATTATTAAACGGTTCCGTCAATCTTATCTCTTTGGCAGACGATATTTTCCGCTGGTGCCAGGAGAGTGACGACCTGCTCAACCATCACCGCCGTCAGCAGCGGCCAACAGAATTTATCCGTATCCGCTGGGCGCTGGAATATTACCAGGCTGGCGACGCCGATAACGAACAAAATTAA
- the cas7e gene encoding type I-E CRISPR-associated protein Cas7/Cse4/CasC: protein MTTFIQLHLLTAYPAANLNRDDTGAPKTVVLGGATRLRVSSQSLKRAWRTSALFEQSLAGHIGIRSGRIAREAATIMIEKGIEEKKAIEWAADIADYLGKAKKDKKPKDPLTNAETEQLVHISPAEFDAVKALAHQLAEEKRAPKEDDLALLRKDRMAVDIAMFGRMLANKPEFNVEAACQVAHAFGVSETIVEDDFFTAVDDLRQASEDAGAGHLGETGFGSALFYTYICIDKDLLVENLGGDEALANQTIRAFTEAALKVSPTGKQNSFASRAYASWALAEKGTEQPRSLAAAFYEPINGTRQLDVAVQRITTLRENMNTVYEQKTECASFDVMNKQGSMKDVLDFICA from the coding sequence ATGACGACATTTATTCAGCTCCATTTGTTAACCGCTTACCCTGCAGCCAACCTTAACCGTGATGACACCGGTGCGCCGAAAACCGTGGTGCTGGGTGGAGCAACGCGTCTGCGCGTTTCCTCGCAAAGTCTGAAACGTGCGTGGCGCACTTCTGCACTTTTTGAACAGTCGCTGGCGGGCCATATTGGTATTCGTAGTGGGCGTATCGCGCGCGAGGCAGCAACTATCATGATTGAGAAAGGAATCGAAGAAAAAAAAGCCATCGAATGGGCGGCAGATATTGCCGATTATCTTGGTAAAGCCAAAAAAGACAAAAAACCAAAAGATCCGCTCACTAACGCTGAAACTGAACAGCTCGTCCATATCAGCCCGGCAGAATTTGACGCCGTAAAAGCGCTGGCCCATCAACTGGCAGAAGAAAAGCGCGCGCCAAAAGAGGACGATCTCGCTTTGTTACGTAAAGACCGCATGGCGGTAGATATCGCCATGTTTGGTCGTATGCTGGCGAATAAACCTGAGTTTAATGTTGAAGCCGCCTGTCAGGTCGCGCACGCGTTTGGTGTCAGTGAAACGATTGTCGAAGATGATTTTTTCACCGCCGTTGATGATTTGCGCCAGGCCTCTGAAGATGCTGGTGCAGGGCATCTTGGTGAAACTGGATTTGGTTCTGCGCTGTTCTACACCTATATCTGCATTGATAAAGATCTGCTGGTCGAAAACCTCGGCGGTGACGAAGCGTTGGCTAATCAGACTATACGCGCCTTTACGGAAGCCGCGCTTAAAGTCTCCCCAACCGGCAAACAGAACAGCTTTGCCAGCCGTGCCTACGCCTCCTGGGCGCTGGCAGAAAAAGGCACCGAACAACCGCGTTCTCTGGCGGCGGCTTTCTATGAACCCATTAATGGCACACGTCAGTTAGATGTGGCGGTGCAGCGTATTACAACGCTTCGCGAAAACATGAATACGGTTTACGAACAGAAGACCGAATGCGCAAGTTTTGACGTGATGAACAAACAGGGAAGCATGAAGGACGTGCTGGACTTTATCTGCGCGTAA
- the cas5e gene encoding type I-E CRISPR-associated protein Cas5/CasD has translation MSQYLIFQLHGPMASWGVDAPGEVRHTHELPSRSALLGLLAAGVGIRRDDTECLNAFNRHYSLVVCASRNPRWARDYHTVQMPKEVRKARYFSRREELSDPDLLSAIISRRDYYTDAWWMVAVATTADAPYSLEQLQEGLRHPVFPLYLGRKSHPLALPLAPLLLEGNASDALRNAYQQYQDRFHELKVSLPKLQDECWWEGEHDGLVSSKILRRRDVPLNRQQWLFGERTVNQGPWLSKEEPCTSQE, from the coding sequence ATGAGCCAATATCTGATTTTTCAGCTTCATGGGCCAATGGCATCCTGGGGCGTTGATGCACCCGGTGAGGTGCGTCATACCCATGAACTGCCTTCGCGTTCAGCATTGCTGGGGCTGCTGGCTGCCGGGGTAGGGATACGGCGTGATGACACCGAATGCTTAAACGCGTTTAATCGCCACTATTCACTGGTGGTTTGCGCCAGCCGTAACCCGCGCTGGGCACGGGATTATCACACGGTCCAGATGCCAAAAGAGGTGCGTAAAGCGCGTTATTTCAGCCGTCGCGAAGAGTTGAGCGACCCTGATCTTCTAAGCGCGATTATCTCCCGGCGCGACTACTACACCGATGCCTGGTGGATGGTGGCCGTGGCAACAACAGCTGATGCGCCTTACAGCCTCGAACAGTTGCAGGAAGGTTTACGCCATCCGGTTTTTCCGCTTTATCTGGGGCGAAAAAGCCATCCGCTGGCATTACCCCTTGCGCCGTTACTGCTTGAAGGTAACGCGTCTGATGCCTTACGTAACGCATACCAACAGTATCAGGATCGTTTCCACGAACTGAAAGTCTCACTCCCGAAACTTCAGGATGAATGCTGGTGGGAAGGGGAGCACGATGGCCTGGTCTCGAGCAAAATATTACGCCGCCGGGATGTTCCTTTAAATCGTCAGCAGTGGCTGTTTGGGGAACGCACCGTCAATCAGGGGCCGTGGCTCAGCAAGGAGGAACCATGTACCTCTCAAGAATAA